A window of the Diceros bicornis minor isolate mBicDic1 chromosome 12, mDicBic1.mat.cur, whole genome shotgun sequence genome harbors these coding sequences:
- the SFTPB gene encoding pulmonary surfactant-associated protein B encodes MAKSHLPLWLLLFPILCGPGAALWTTSSLACARGPEFWCQSLEQALQCRALGHCLQEVWGHAGADDLCQECENIVRILANMTKEAIFQDTMRKFLEHQCDVLPLKLLVPQCRHLLDVYLPVVIDYFQSQINPRAICDHLRLCKPEHPEPGPEPELSDPLLDKLVLPVLPGALQARPGPQTLDLSEQRLPIPLPFCWLCKTLIKRIQAVIPKGVLAVAVAQVCHVVPLVVGGICQCLAERYTVIFLDALLGRVLPQLVCGLVLRCSSDEGTGPALATLGSLPGEWLPQDSKCRLCVLVTTQAGNSSEQAMPQAMRQACLSSWLDRQKCEQFVEQHTPQLQALASKGWDAHTTCQALGACATTYSPLQCVHSPHF; translated from the exons ATGGCCAAGTCACACCTGCCGCTGTGGCTGCTGCTGTTCCCCATACTCTGTGGCCCCGGCGCTG CTCTCTGGACCACCTCATCCCTGGCCTGTGCCCGGGGCCCTGAGTTCTGGTGCCAAAGCCTGGAGCAGGCATTGCAGTGCAGAGCCCTCGGGCACTGCCTACAGGAAGTCTGGGGACATGCAGGAGCA GATGATTTGTGCCAGGAATGTGAGAACATCGTCCGCATCCTCGCCAATATGACCAAGGAGGCCATTTTCCAG GACACCATGCGGAAGTTCCTGGAGCATCAGTGTGACGTCCTGCCCTTGAAGCTGCTCGTGCCCCAGTGCCGCCACCTGCTCGACGTCTACCTCCCAGTGGTCATCGACTACTTCCAGAGCCAGATT AACCCAAGGGCCATCTGTGACCACCTGCGCCTGTGCAAACCCGAGCATCCAGAGCCAGGGCCGGAGCCAGAGCTGTCGGACCCTCTGCTGGACAAGCTGGTCCTCCCTGTGCTTCCTGGAGCCCTCCAGGCGAGGCCTGGGCCTCAGACACTG GATCTCTCTGAGCAGCGGCTCCCCATCCCTCTCCCCTTCTGCTGGCTCTGCAAGACTCTGATCAAGCGGATCCAAGCTGTGATTCCCAAG GGTGTGCTGGCTGTGgctgtggcccaggtgtgccacGTGGTACCCCTGGTGGTGGGCGGCATCTGCCAGTGCCTGGCCGAGCGCTATACCGTCATCTTTCTGGATGCACTGCTGGGCCGCGTGCTGCCCCAGCTGGTCTGCGGCCTTGTCCTCCGGTGCTCCAGCGATGAAGGCACTGGCCCAG CCCTCGCCACTCTGGGATCCCTGCCGGGAGAATGGCTACCACAAGACTCCAAGTGCCGCCTCTGCGTGTTGGTGACCACCCAGGCAGGGAACAGCAGCGAGCAGGCCATGCCACAGGCAATGCGCCAGGCCTGCCTCAGCTCCTGGCTGGACAGGCAAAAG TGCGAACAATTTGTGGAGCAGCACACGCCCCAGCTGCAGGCTCTGGCGTCCAAGGGCTGGGATGCCCACACCACATGCCAG GCCCTGGGGGCGTGCGCAACCACGTACAGTCCTCTCCAGTGTGTCCACAGCCCTCACTTCTGA